The DNA region CGAGGTGATCGAGGACGAGAAGCGCCCGGTTGCCGCGGTCGCCGACCATGACGAGGTCCGCGACGTCCGCCGCGTCGAGGTGCTGTCCGACAAGACGATCGCGATGCGGATGCTGTTCGATCCCGGCCACTCGCTCGAAGAGCGAATCCTGCGCGAGCAGTTCGGCTACTGACGGCGCGCCGCCCCACCCTGCCCGGCAACCAATCATTAACCCCGGGCGGGATATGGTTAACGCTGGGTAATACCGCATTGGCCCGGTATGCCCGTTCGGGACCGGACCATGTATCGCATCGATTTCAACAAGCTGCGATTTTTGATTTGCGACGACAATCCGCACATGCGCCGCATCCTGCGGACGCTGCTGCATTCGTTCGGCGCGCGCGAGGTCTATGAGGCCGAGGACGGCGCGACCGCGCTCGAGATGTACACCCATTACGTGCCCGACATCGTCATCACCGACTGGTCGATGCCGATCTTCGACGGGCTCGAGCTCGCGCAGATGATCCGGCAGCCGGAATCCAAGGGCAATCCCTACGCGCCGATCATCATGCTGACCGGCCATTCCGAGAAGCGCCGCGTCACCGTGGCGCGCGATGCCGGCGTCACCGAATTCCTGGCCAAGCCGATCTCGGCCAAGGGCCTCTACCAGCGCATCATGAACGTGGTCGCGAATCCGCGCCCGTTCATCAAGACCAAGACCTATTTCGGCCC from Bradyrhizobium sp. B124 includes:
- a CDS encoding response regulator produces the protein MYRIDFNKLRFLICDDNPHMRRILRTLLHSFGAREVYEAEDGATALEMYTHYVPDIVITDWSMPIFDGLELAQMIRQPESKGNPYAPIIMLTGHSEKRRVTVARDAGVTEFLAKPISAKGLYQRIMNVVANPRPFIKTKTYFGPDRRRNTTNTYIGPERRGSGEVEILQQPSLLEKARSSI